The segment TTAGCCTCTAACTTTTGTTATTAATGCTATTAACATAGCTTTTATTTTGTTTATGGTTTTCAGCAACTCAGAATAATCTTCTTCTTTCAAATACTTTAAATCTCTGGATAGAAGTAAATAGTATTCCGATTCATTGGATGAGCCGAGAGCAATATTCAGAAAGTTTGCAAAATCAAGTTTTGAGTTTTTGCCACATCCTTCTGCAATATTTGCCGGGATTGAAGCCGCTGCTCTTCTTACTTGATTTGTTAAACTATAAATCTCCTCTTTAGGAAAGGTCTTCGTCACTTCATAGATTCTAAGTGTGAACCCATGAGCCTTGTCCCAAACTTTTAAATCTTTATAGTTCTGCATAGCTTACTACTTATTACTTACAACTTAAAACCAGGAAGCTTTTAAGTTGAGTCCTGTTCTTTCATC is part of the Lacibacter sediminis genome and harbors:
- a CDS encoding four helix bundle protein, which produces MQNYKDLKVWDKAHGFTLRIYEVTKTFPKEEIYSLTNQVRRAAASIPANIAEGCGKNSKLDFANFLNIALGSSNESEYYLLLSRDLKYLKEEDYSELLKTINKIKAMLIALITKVRG